The Lactuca sativa cultivar Salinas chromosome 2, Lsat_Salinas_v11, whole genome shotgun sequence genome includes the window tcagaagagaaccctgcagatcccctcacgaagggactgactagggttaggcatttgcaACATGCGAAGAGCATCGGGCtgagagacgatattagttttaataattagatagctatttctgaaacctgtaaaatgtaattgacatttgatgattaaataaaagttattatttatttataagtgaggtgttactatcttatgttaatcatttactattgtttcaatttttcatgttttgacttccagaataattattttattcaaaactctccacagtcggtcatacgttggaagtaggtattgaattaagactgtcatgaatttggcttgtaagatttgtctaaggtgcattagacattgcaatggttgttgcaacattcatgagtgctcataaggtctgagtattggattaaactcacgctcacttgtatcacttcatggaatttatctcgagtgatcgtgagacgataatttcatatatcttcaaacctagagatgtgagttgttgactatgagttggttatccattgattgtacgaaaacgcatcaataacttgatgtcataaaacgtgcttttgtgcataattcaactagtagtcagtacaagcatatgagtcaaagtttatttgttccttctagcAATAGAAACGATatttaggcccctcgatgatttggttttgacttatgtgtcgggcccgatcagaacccaattgatgtgttcaatttagttctatgtcaagcaaatcagagatcgagaaacaaactgtcggacaataagtatgacattgttccatgtatttgtctggctgatatcttgagaacagaggattatatgatcatttatctaaaattgcgcttcatagttcaaagagttttaaagagctacgagtgctggttggttcctgaagttatacttgcaactatagttatcagacttatccaagtgggagactgttggataaggtgtctaagtccgtaactatatttggtgtgaacttgacccgacccgatatGGTCCGTTTGgtttgcacttcacctaacaatttgtatggacatacttttgagaataagatgtttatgatttattaatatattataagttataatatattaatatgaaatcatattatttaattagtgttgatcaagaattgattttggaattaatttagtgatcaaaagaggctaattaaatatggactcttatatatatatatatatatatatatatatatatatatatatatatatatatatatatatatatatggattgggctacCCGAGCTAATGATAGAGGCAAGAACACTTTCGATACGTCCACCTACTAGACTCACCTTTGGCTTCCCTATCTCTTCTCTAAAGGGGCGCACACtcgagatttatttaggatgggctaagagtatatggaagtccatggagcttttaacccatggatcctaggtaaatgaagagtcatgggtattagggtttaaccctaatcctccataatatataaagaggtccttggttctagaattgacactagtgtgtgtgagaaacaAGGGTGGGTCGATTTTAGTAAgcatcatattctctcaagtatttccaagttgttttgggtgatttgtgacaccacttgagacatccatactattggtgctaggctctaaaactccaagcaatcaactacaaaagaaaggtatgttattctacttaaagttttgtattacaagtaccccataacatgctagttaggttgtaaaccttaaaaatcaaatttgcatgtattttagagaaaacatagatccaatgtttctagggttgcatatacaccataggagtgttagaatgcttaaaacccaacaaaaaggGTAATTAAGGAAATCTTTCATGTTTAGGAGCATGAGTTGGGTTGACATTCGGAGTCAAGGATTTTCAGCTACATTCCaatattcgaggtgagttaccttcctgtatgagtgggtcgaaggcaccaatatcgccCCACTAGTCGTTGTTATATTAGAGATGATTGTCTGGTATGTCACTAtctgttatgatttatgtgattattgctattttattatgtggtagtggtaggggtgaaatagaccccgtaaccggttggaatacaccggagggtaggtcgggcacccagatatgcttgagagtatgtttatgatatggtaacgggtgaaatagaccccgtaaccggttgaaatataccggagggtaggtcggacacccataTACGCCTGACATGGTAAGCCGAGCACCCTATATATGtctgacagggtaggtcgggcacccatatatgtttgacaatatgtgattatgtggtatgatggggaactcactaagttttgtgttttcggttttcagttttggtttcagatacttcttcttcgaagggaaaggagtcggcatgatcGCAGCAcattacactatgtttttccgcaCATAAGATCTTTGGGAGTTATACGTTGATATTGTTTTTTTATGACATGTTTCAATTATTGACATATGGGTTTTGATATGAGATGATACTATGAATGTTTTCAGACAATTAgttttataattacttatttaaaaatgaaatattttgctctaaattttgggatgttacataaccgGTACACTTGTTACTAAAATTTGGATTACTTTTAACTTTTAATAACTGTAGCTTAGAAAATTTAACTTATCATCATTATATTCATATTTTagtttatatttatatgttttttttatgtaattttatatatttcgaAAGTTTTTATTATTTGCTTGGAAGACTTTTATAAGTAAAAGTTATAGATTTCAACTATTGGCATAAAAATGTCATGTAATTGAAAAAGTATACATTTTTTTGTAAATACTCGATgcaaatgaaagaaaaatagtTGGAAGCAAAACCAAGATGTCACTTGACAAAGGAAAAAGAAAGAGAGGTGTGAGAGGAGGGTACGTAATCTGTAATCCCAAACCACCATAGTTCGGAGTTGACGGTGATTTTAATAAATAGTAAAAGAAATAAATTTATTCCAATACTTAATAAGTAATAATAAAGATATTTTCATAAGTATCtcataaaaataaattttgtagACACACATAAAGATATAGAATCGAATATCAATCGATTTAAGGGACGACGTATATTAAATCTTGAACCACGTGTCACATAGCCTAGAATTTCCCAGTTTACGCCATCGCTTTTGCCCTTTTCTCACCTAATTATTTTTAATGACTTCAAATAATTCAAACTATTTTGTCTGACAAACACTCCCAATTCCCTTCCTCAATCTCTGCCGATCAACCCCAAATAATGCCTAAAACCTTCAATATACTCCCTTAACTTCAACCACCCATCTGTCTTCTTCTTTCATTCAATCTCTTTTCACCTCTTCAAGTCGCCATTAATATACTCTGATTCTCGGAACAAAGCTCTGCATCAGGTCTctggtgtttgtttttttaatttctataatCTCATTTAGATTCCCTAGTTCTGTATATGATCTTAGGCTTGTGTATGAGTATGATTCTCCTACATTGAAGCTCAATCGTCTTTCCACTAGACTTCTATTGTTGCAGTTGATCCCTTTTTTGCGGGTCTAACTTCAAAATGCAgtcttaaaaatattttttgtgttaAATCCTGTACGAGAATTCGGAGATATAATGGGATCTGGAAACGGATTTTACTCGACTAATGAGGAGTTTAATTTGGAAGCAAAGTGGTTAATTGATCCGAAACTTCTTTTTGTCGGTCCAAAGATCGGTGAAGGTGCACATGCCAAAGTCTATGAGGGCAAGTAAGTCTACTTCATCTTGATTTTCTTTTCATTGAAGAAACCACACTTCGCTTGCAATCAATTAAGAAGATGCATATCATATCCTTCAATTTGAGGCATCTGACTTTATTGTTATTGATTTTGTGCATTTTGCCAGGTATAAAAACATGAATGTTGCAATAAAAATTGTAAACAAAGGCGATACACCTGACAGCATTGCAAAAATCCAAGGCCGATTTGTGAGAGAAGTTGCAATGTTATCTAAAGTGCAACACAAGAACTTAGTAAAGGTAGTATGCTCTATAATGCATATTGAATATCAAAATCGTATATCACTgtccattttttttttgtaatcacAGTTTATCGGAGCATGTAAAGAACCAGTGATGGTGGTAGTAACTGAGCTTCTTACTGGTGGAACATTAAGGAAATACATGGTGAATATGCGACCAAAGGGATTGGATAGAAAAGTTGCTATAGGTTTTGCACTTGATATAGCTCGTGCAATGGAGTGCTTACACTCACATGGGATCATTCATCGCGACTTAAAACCAGGTAAGTTTCCTTCACTTGTTCCTATATAAAAACAAATGCAGATGTcttaaaaattttcatttcttgttATTTTCAGAAAATTTGCTGTTAACAGCAGACCACAAAATGGTAAAACTTGCTGACTTTGGTTTGGCCAGAGAAGAAACATTAACGGAAATGATGACTGCAGAAACCGGAACATACCGGTGGATGGCTCCAGAGGTGATATTTCAAATGTTTcgattttataaaattaaaaaaaaaatcctatcTTTTCGTTGTTTTCTATATCGTGATTGTGTTGGGAATAATAGATAAATAAGAACACTAAAGAAATCCTACCAAAGCCTTGGACTTCTTTTATAAGCATGGAAGCTGCTTAATTTATTTTAGCCAAATCTCAACAAATTGATTCTCTAAAAAACGGAtatttgttatgtgattgtagCTTTACAGCACTGTAACACTGAGGCAGGGTGAGAAGAAACATTATAACCACAAAGTTGATGCTTACAGCTTTGCAATTGTGTTATGGGAGCTTATACATAATAAGTTACCATTTGAGGGGATGTCAAATCTCCAGGCAGCCTATGCTGCTGCTTTCAAGGTACACACACATCTTTTTtatttaactaatttttttttttgttctgaaAATAAagaagatttatatatatatatatatatatatatatatatatatatatatatatatatatatatatatatatatatatatatatatatataattgtttttacTCTTTATGATACAGAATGTGAGGCCAAGTGCTGAGGATCTCCCAGAGGATTTGGCTGTAATTGTGACGTCTTGTTGGAAGGAAGATCCAAATGCGCGTCCAAATTTCAGTCAAATAATTCAGATGCTAAATCATTATTTGTCTGCCAATTTGCCACCTGAACCGGGGCCCACGGGTATTCCACCTCGGATTTTTGCTTCTCAAAATGCTGTTTTTTCACCCGATTCCCCTGGCACAAGTACATTAATTCAAAAAACAAAAGAATCTAGTGAAGGAACACAAAAAACAACAATGGAAAATAGCCCCCGAGGTGTTTTTTCGTGTTTTTATAGGTGTTGGTAATGGTGGAATGATGAAAGCTTACTTAAAAGGAGCAAGGAAGATGGAGGAAAAGAGTAAAAAAGTACATGAGTTTAAGTAGTTGGAGGATTATAgattctcttatgattttgaacCATTGAAGGTGGTTATTATTGTAAACTAACCAGTATTTATGTAAAAATGTGAAAAGAACATTATGCTTTGCAAGAATGAGCGGTTTTGTGCTAAAAATATGAGACCATTGTGAGTGGTTTTGGTGCATAATTGCTCATTTTTTTGGGTGTGGTGTTCTTTTTGTAATTTTATAATAGTCATGGTTTGTTTATGGTAGAAAACAAATGTAGATGGTTTAAAGAGTCAATAAAGGGTTGATGGTGATGTAAAAATtagaaataataattataaggtCAATCGAGGGGCCCTTTGAACCCCACTCAATTATTAATGTACCAGTCTTTTgtttatataaattaaatatattaaggTCGAAAAAGTGTATTATATGTAAACATGCCGACATCAGTTTGTTTTATAGAGTTTAAGTTTTACATTAATTTATAATAgatcaaaaaaaattaaacgtTGAGCATTGGTGAAAATTTATAAAGTTGTGGTAACTTGGTCATCAAGAATCAAGATGATGGAAGCCCATAGattataaaataaattacaaatcaGTTTTTGAATCTAACTTTAAATTTGTGTGCAAAAAACGAGATATGATCTAAATATGCTAAAAAGAAATTAATGTGCACGTAAAGTTATGCGCACGCACACATTCTTCCAAGTATAAAAACAATTGTTTATAGATATTAAATATAAGGAAATTAACTACATTAATAATGTAAATTTGTCCCTTGTTGATTCTATTTTATGGATTATGGATATGGATGATTTGGAAGGCGCCCATTGGAATTATCTTCAGAAATGAAAAGCAATCAGTTATGCTTTTAGGTGATGATATTAGTATTAACATCTTCAATTGGATTAAAAACGTGTCTAAATTTTGTAATATTGATCGGTCTTTATGGTGTGTATCTTTATTGAATTTTTCTTGTATTTAACTTGAGCTTCTCACTTAAGTCCCTTTTTGTGCTAATATATTTGATTGTCgttcaaaaaaatatgtaaatttAAAGGAAATAGCCAAAAGAAAAACAACTACAAATTTGGGTATTTGggaccaacaatttttttttctcgaCAATACATTATAGACTGAAATTCCTGATTTTTGGCTAAAATTTCGgatttcgaaaaaaaaaacactagagTTTTTAAGAACAAATCTGAAATCTGATGAATATATTCTAAAGTTTCAAGataaaaaattgtatttttcCTAAAACCTAGCAAAAAGTCAAACAAACATGGTAAATTGAGAGTATTTATGATATAAGAGCTTAAAATCAGACTTTTAATTGAAAAACCGTGATATTAAACACTTCAAAATAGATACGAACAAATCATAAGCTTATAAATACGAACAAATATTGAAACATAGTGCTATTCATATTTAGGATGTTAAAAAGGGGTAGCAGTAGCATTAACTAAGGAGCTAGCTTTCATGGGGATCTTCCACCtcaatcaggtgagtgtatagttactttcataaacatgatttaATACagatatttattaaaaatattaaatatcgaTTGACAGTTTATCTATGAATTTTGTGCTTATTGTCTGAAATATGTGTTAGATGTATACTTGATGACATACGTTGTGCGCACCAGATATGGTtatgtatatataatattattacgtgataataataataagacaaaAATGCAAATTTGGTcattgtggtttgcaaaaatctttggatggggtccaaaaagtttccagcttgcaccgaaggtccaaaatcaaggttttcctGGGTTTTAGTCCATTCCGTCTTAGTTCGTTTGTTTGGAGCCGTTAGGGCCATCACGTGCCCTCCATGTGAGGGCATTTTGGTCCTTTTGCTtccttattttaaataatatcatATTTCTCTTTTATATACATACTCATACACAATacccttcatcttcttcattttgaTTTACAGAGAAGCAACAACAaaatgtcttcttcttcttcgtctctCATCTACTTCTACTGTTACGAGCTTTAAAAATGGTGCTCTGCTTCTGTGGGAATGTTGCTATTGTGAGAACCTCATGGACCTCACAAAACTCTTGTCGTCATTTCTATGCATGCCCTAAAATGGTAAGCAAACTCATATTAGGTTATGTTATTTCGTAGTTATGCAATAACTCTTCTACTTTAATGTATTTTTGTAGGGATCCAGATGTGGATTTTTGGGGTGGGTCGATCCCCCTATATGTCAAAGATCAATTGTTATCATACCATGACTGTTGAGAACAATGAATAGGTATGAGGTTGAAGTGGGTCAGCTGAAGATGTACTTGCTTGCCTCGTGGACCTTGTTTCTGTTGTGTGTGTTGTTTTGGAATTAGGAATTAGaagttagggtttttttgttGGTAATAACCACCTAAAAATGTTGTCTTTTGGTGCTAGAAGGTTTAATGGTGGTTTATATATGTTGTAAGTGTTGTCTTCTAGATCATTGGATATGTAATGCTTTTATCACAAATGGAAGTGTAATGGTTTTATCTttatatgaatatgaatttgtaaaggttttatcttgacatgaATATGCAATTGTAATGGTTTTTGTCTTCACTTGAATATGCAATTGTAATGGTTTGACATGCATATATTGAGTTCATTGCCATAACATGTTACATGCTTTTATAAGAGAAAATAAAGCAATAACAAAGTACATTACCAAAAGGGCACCAAAAAAGGTTACATGCATATATTGAGTTACATACCATAATAAATTAATGCCAAAACACAATCATTACCAAAAAAAAGGGCATTAAAGTACATTACCaaaaaatgttaattacattgtTACATAAAAGGGCATCAAAGTACATTACCAAAAGGGCAACAAAAAAGGCATCAATGTACCAAAAAAGGGCATTAAAGTATACAATCATTACCAAATAAACTAAAGTGCATTAGCAAGTCTTAACTAACATAAACAACTAAAGTACTTGAACATCAATTCATATATTGGCCCTTACAGGTCCTAACATTGTGCCCCTTGTGCTTACACTTACTACATGTCACAGCCAAAAACTTCCTGCTCAGCTTTTGAGTTTCATTATCATTCTGACTTTGACTGTTTTCTTGGCTCTTACGTTGCTGAATTTCAATCCCTTCCTTTACTGTAATCCTCCTTTTCTTTTTTGGCCTGCCTATAACTTTGTTGTGTGGTGGAGGGACAAGAGTTGTTGGGTAGTCACTTTTACGCCACATAGCTCTACCTTTGATAGGCTCCACCTTGAAGGAGTACATCTTTTTCCATGTATCAAGCCAATACACCTTATACGCATAAGTATATAGTTCTCCCACATTTTTAGCATTGTCTGCATTTCATTTAGGGTTGCAATTGCATGCTTGCATGGAATTCCAATAAGCTCCCACTTTCTACAAGTacacttgtaacacccaaagttttgaaggccaagaaaggaaagaaaacactagtttttaggggcgactcggcgagtctaaggaggaacttggcgagtccgagcgggatccgggtcgaggtgtaagtgaccaactcggcgagtcggccaagtggactcggcgagtctggtctgtgcgaggaaaaccctaaatccaggactttgggcgctatttaagctccttattctctccattagggt containing:
- the LOC111876403 gene encoding serine/threonine-protein kinase STY13 isoform X1 — its product is MGSGNGFYSTNEEFNLEAKWLIDPKLLFVGPKIGEGAHAKVYEGKYKNMNVAIKIVNKGDTPDSIAKIQGRFVREVAMLSKVQHKNLVKFIGACKEPVMVVVTELLTGGTLRKYMVNMRPKGLDRKVAIGFALDIARAMECLHSHGIIHRDLKPENLLLTADHKMVKLADFGLAREETLTEMMTAETGTYRWMAPELYSTVTLRQGEKKHYNHKVDAYSFAIVLWELIHNKLPFEGMSNLQAAYAAAFKNVRPSAEDLPEDLAVIVTSCWKEDPNARPNFSQIIQMLNHYLSANLPPEPGPTGIPPRIFASQNAVFSPDSPGTSTLIQKTKESSEGTQKTTMENSPRGVFSCFYRCW
- the LOC111876403 gene encoding serine/threonine-protein kinase STY13 isoform X2, yielding MNVAIKIVNKGDTPDSIAKIQGRFVREVAMLSKVQHKNLVKFIGACKEPVMVVVTELLTGGTLRKYMVNMRPKGLDRKVAIGFALDIARAMECLHSHGIIHRDLKPENLLLTADHKMVKLADFGLAREETLTEMMTAETGTYRWMAPELYSTVTLRQGEKKHYNHKVDAYSFAIVLWELIHNKLPFEGMSNLQAAYAAAFKNVRPSAEDLPEDLAVIVTSCWKEDPNARPNFSQIIQMLNHYLSANLPPEPGPTGIPPRIFASQNAVFSPDSPGTSTLIQKTKESSEGTQKTTMENSPRGVFSCFYRCW